Proteins found in one Coffea eugenioides isolate CCC68of chromosome 5, Ceug_1.0, whole genome shotgun sequence genomic segment:
- the LOC113770771 gene encoding uncharacterized protein LOC113770771: protein METDSRKLPFILTIIAVLALLYSDAVRAWTGEIHGRVVCDVCGDSSVGPEDHVLAGAEVAVLCITKSGEVLNYQAFTNSNGVYTVAETMPEADRWDACLARPISSFHEHCTQSGDGNAGFKFSYNHPSGYSHTVRPFVYRPTNLPTYCI from the exons ATGGAGACCGACTCCAGAAAGCTTCCATTTATCCTTACAATTATTGCTGTTTTGGCCCTCTTGTACAGTGATGCCGTGAGAGCATGGACTGGTGAAATCCATGGCAGAGTGGTGTGTGATGTATGTGGGGATTCTTCTGTCGGCCCTGAAGACCATGTTTTAGCAG GTGCTGAGGTAGCTGTTCTTTGCATAACAAAGTCTGGTGAAGTTCTGAATTACCAGGCGTTCACAAATTCTAATGGCGTATACACAGTGGCAGAGACAATGCCGGAGGCTGATCGCTGGGATGCTTGCCTAGCAAGGCCTATCAGCAGCTTCCATGAGCACTGCACACAATCAGGAGATGGCAATGCTGGTTTCAAGTTCAGCTACAATCATCCATCTGGCTATTCCCACACTGTCAG